Part of the Pseudoliparis swirei isolate HS2019 ecotype Mariana Trench chromosome 18, NWPU_hadal_v1, whole genome shotgun sequence genome is shown below.
GAGTTTATTCAATCGCTCCATTGCAGTTGGATGTGTACACAGGAGATGAAGGGCACTTAAACGTCTTGTCGAGCTCCTGGATCGATTTATTTTGGTGACGTTTTTGTCAATTGGATTTAAATGTAAAAGCCAAGAGTAAAGACAATAAAATGCACTTTTATGGTTCCTTTAGAATAaatgttttcacatttatttactacatcaggggtggccaaccagtcagagactaagagccacattttttactgtgtcaccgcaaagagccacatcatacacatatgtgtgcgcgcgcacatgcacacacacacctctgatcagccagatttgttgtaaatgtcacacaccaacatgataatgacagaaatggactcctacagtactaagacaacaggtctgtcatgttcaacaatgaacattgtgtacactgtctcacacacacacacacacaaacacacattatctcagttcaaccaagtccacaaacaaaaatagaataatttacaatagcgttttttttactatgcatgttgcttagTGGGACTTCTGGCATTtcttgccttgaacaatcctcttcaaatctggcttaattcctttgttgccactcgaagcaattccttcacatggtgtcaatcagaacaggtatccgaaaatcgaacggtgcacttgcgccatgaatgccgcattatggggggctggagtaatcaaacgcccaccaataaaccactttagccgaagagagtgttcgacattcggatgcggttctccgcaacgctgctcttacaccgtgtccgctgaattgagggcggctggagaaagcgtcaccgtaaactactttagccatggtgcgggacatccagctgcccataatgcggcgttcatggcgtaagtgcagtgtttgattttcggacactttcattcgcgtaacccaccgtagaacggcccgctcgacattcggatgtggtctttccgcgtttggcccacgagtttgagacccgtgccctactgggaaactttgcgtttttttcatctcacgcatgcgcgtttgacgaaaaataccgtattgaactcaagcgaagcgaacacgcacatacaaaaaaacacaaacttagatatgaacgtaagagccgcatgacaccaggcaaagagccgcatgctgctcgcgagccgcgggttggccacccctgtacTACATGAATCGAATTGAAGACCTTTGAGAAGTTTTGGCGGATTCGGctcgttaaaatatttttagaaagataaatttatttatatatatacaggactgtctcagaaaattagaatattgtgatgaagttctttattttctgcaatgcaattaaaaaaacaaaaatgtcatgcattctggattcattacaaatcaactgaaatattgcaagccttttattcttttaatattgctgattatggcttacagcttaagaaaactcaaatatcctatctctaaatattagaatatcatgaaaaagtatactagtagggtattaaaccaatcacttgaattgtctaattaactcgaaacacctgcaagggtttcctgagccttgacaaacactcagctgttataaatctttttttttacttggtctgaggaaatcttaaaattttatgagataggattttagagttttcttaagctgtaagccataatcagcaatattaaaagaataaaaggcttgcaatatttcagttgatttgtaatgaatccagaatgcatgacatttttgtttttttaattgcattacagaaaataaagaacttcatcacaatattctaattttctgagacagtcctgtatatataattagaGAGCGTTGTCTCCACAGAGCCATAGGACGGTGGGTTCTTTGTGGAGGGAATCTGGCCTCAACTGGACCGACTTCCtgccagaggaagaggacgtcCAGGCTTTCATCTCGCAGCAGGTTTGTGATAAAGGCCTCTGCAAAaatctagatagatagatatatattagggctgtgaaacgattaacatttttaatcgggttaatcacaggtttttgtggattaatcatgattaatcacatattaccgatattctcggtatattttgtgagaacatagagatttatgacaaaagacggatatatacatttatacattcttctatacaatggtgctgcaactcagcagttatttagcagttttcttccatatggaacattaatacatcttcatcctaaacagaatgtttaaccctcctgttacctttcgggtcaatttgaccccattcaatgtttaatgtcggtgttctttggggtcaatttgaccccaggctgtttttcactttgtcaaacatataagaaatatcaactttttatttatttaaagggctatttaggtagtcaacaaacaaacataaagtacctcacacttaaacttgggaagcaatattaattctaataattttctgaggttttaattgctggggtcaaattgaccccgagggtaaaatatgttagtaaatgtaaaggtaacaggagggttaaacagaacatttcctcttgtttgtcaaccattaactccaccatgatacaatctaaaggcctctagtcttcctctagcagctgctgaggcaaactgactgtgtgggttttcttcatgaactgggccgtgatgaaagggacggcgggacaccgctgcaaagctgaaacctcaccggcccggacacgggacagattgacaagtgacttttattttgctCGGTCCgatgcgcacggagctctgtggcgcgcgagacggagatcgataagtgttaacgcaacgcgtaataaaagaacaaagacgtgctatagagaacatgtcagggggcgggccaatctttttaatgtcatgcgatctaccaacactacgccgcgatcgactggcaggtcgcgatcgacgtgttgagaccctgatctacaggaagtaaaagtcgtaacaaggtttccggaggtgaacctgcggaaggatcattaccgatgaacagaccgtctgcatgaaagcggacagagttcagattgaagtggtggattggaagctcattttgcaagtgacttttttttcgtcccgacgaccaacaacagacggattggaagctcattctgcgcatgcgttaaatgcgttaaaaaaaaaaactagttaaacctgtaattgaattaactgagttaacgcgttatttttcacagcactaatatatatatatatatatatattctaggaAATCTCAGTCACCAACAAGTGGCTTTCCTGATACTAATGCACAATATTCTCCGACCCCCTCCTAACGCTTTCCTTCGTCTTGATGCCACCAGAAACTCCAGTTCGTTGAGTCGGACGGGTCCGGTTCTGAGGCGGCTCTGTCCAACAGGATCTTGTCTCCTGAGGAGCTGAGTCAGCAGCTGGAGAAACTCCTCCTGGAGGACATGGCCAGCGACGAGCAGATCTTTGACTGGGTCGAGGTGCGAGAAGTGACTCCTTTCTTAGAGTGGCTTAAATTCTGAGGGTCGTTTAacaaaatatctatatattatttaatattattgcagCTGTTTCCTGTGCTTTTGTATCATAACTGCCTTAATATGAACTTgacaagttgtgtgtgtgtgtgtgtgtgttttttttgtatttcccaGGCGACCCTGGATGAATCTCAGATGAGCTCGTCTCCCTTCCTGAGGGCTTTGATGATGGCTGTGTGCAAGGCAGCAGTGAAGGGTAAGCACTGCGCCACCTGGAGGACAAAATTCATCTcttctgcaaaaaaaatgaaaaaatgccACCCCCAATTTTAACATCGGCGCGCACTCACTTTCCAATCTTGCTCCGCCGAACAGACGATACCACCAACTGTCGAGTGGACACGGCCATCATCCAGAGGAGATTGCCCGTATTACTCAAGTACCTTAACTCGGACACGGAGCGACAGCTGCAAGCACTTTATGCACTTCAGGCGCTGATCGTCGCCCTCGATCAGCCTCCAAGTAAGTGCTGCACCTCAAGTTATATtaagaggaggtgggggggggatttatCAGAGAAGACTGAATCGTTTCAATGATATTATTGTAGAAAAATACCTGGTCTGAAGCTGCCGATCATGTCACACGGTCTTCATCGGCAGATAAAGTTCACCCAGTTGTCATCGAATTGTAGatgctcaaataaataaaaaatatatttctgagTATGTATCGTGTCGGGTTCAAAAGTTCCTATTCAAAAGGTAGTTCACACTTGTTTCTACAGTAAATGTTCAACTCCATATTCAGATTATTCCAATCTGTAAGATTAAAGCAGGGTACTTAACGTTGGAGAAATCTGCAAGAGAAAGCTCAATTTGATTTTTTCTTCCAGACCTTCTCCGGATGTTCTTCGACTGTCTGTACGACGAGGACGTGATCTCGGAGGACGCGTTCTACAAGTGGGAGGCGAGCAAAGACCCCGCGGAGCAGGAGGGCAAAGGCGTGGCGCTCAAGTCCGTCACGGCCTTCTTCACCTGGCTgcgggaggcggaggaggagtcgGAAGACAATTGACGAGGGGGACCCGGCGTAGTAGAACTGCATCCTCACGGCAGAACAGACAAACATTCagaatgggtgtgtgtgtgtgtgggcacaaCGACATGTTTCACGGCTGGAATTTTTTTCTGCGGTACGGTTCCCGAAACATGCCGCCATTTTGAGTTTGGATTCCGACGGCGGAAGCACTaaatacctgtattatacatagaagatatttttgttttaaattttaacttactttttttttttttttttactttttaagaaGAGACTTAAAAGATACATAGGTTCCGGActctttaatttattatttttttaaggacTGCAAATATGGAAGTTATTTAACGTTTGCAGATGCTCACAAATGAGAACAACAGaaataacaatataaataataattataataacaaaataataattgtgaaataaaaaagcctCCCTGGATTCCACGCTGTTTGGTTTAAAACAGGTTCAAACAAAGTTATTTTGGGATGAAGGGGAAGCAGagataaacacaaaaaaagaggaatggATGCACAGAAACTATTAACGTTGTCCGTGTATGACGttttgaggtcaaaggttatcAATAACCCGGAAGTGTTTCCCTCAGCCTTGGCTAGCTCTACGTTGATATGTCCATACGCCTCGCGAGGGGCAGAGGGATGCGTTGGAGAAAGCGATGCAAGTCAGTCCACAGAACTGTCGAAACAAATGCAGATGAACAAACCGGATACATCGAAATAAAACGagcaaaaaatgtaaacattaaaaAGCAAATGGCCAGGGTCGCTGAAACGTGAAAATGCTTGTAATACTTCAGACCTACAGAGCAGATTAAAGCTTGTAAATacattaaagacaaaaaaaggtaTTTAAAAATGCTCATTGTCATGATTTGTTTGGTTGGTGTTTGATGAGGGTTGCCAgattagttgtgtgtgtgcgtgtgttcctgGTTTTTGGGTAACGCCTTGGCAtcctgagaggagcagctgaagtCACGATGAGACAATTAAAGCATCAACAAACTTTATTCATTGATCCTCAACTTGTGCTTTTGGCTTTGAAATAGTTGACACATAGTTCCTTTCTCTTGTCTGCACTTCTTcatatgattattatatttatttatatatgtgcgtgtgtgtaatagaagaagaaaattaaATCATTAATCTTTGAAAATAATAAGCAGATAAATAGAACCTGAAAATAATAGTTGTTAACCTCCATAGACTGTATAAAAGGTGTCATTCCTAATGGGGCACCATTAATAGTGAAAGTCCTAATATAAACAAATGTTGCAGCTAAAAAGCTGATGTATGCtttattcatgttttctgtGTATTGTATTCGTAATGTGTGTCCACTACTGTTCTGAATGAGTGCGTCCATCTTCACGTTAACTTTGTTAGACAACTACATCTCCCATGAGTCATTGCCACAGACGACCTTTCAAACCGTCACCAGGGCTGTAGTTTTCAAATGCTCATAGATAATAATTGATTTATCTCGGTTGACTTGACGGTTTGCTCATATTGTATTGAGCTGTACGGTCGACGGTATCAGCGAAACTAAACATAATGTCAATAAATCTACCTAAGGGGCGGGAGGGGGACGCCGTTGGTTTGCGCGCTTCGCATCGTTTCCGTTAGTGACGAGCGAGTCGATTTAAAAAGGTAAGTGTCGGCGGCCATGACAGTGGGGATCCTTCGACGTGACGCCGCGACGTAACCAACGGTCCTAATGGGGCGGGGCTCATAAACAGAGAAATCTAAATAAAGGATCGTGCAGAAATTTTCTCGAAAGTTGCTCACGTTTTCTCTACCAGCAAGAGAGGTAAGTTTGATCCGCGTCGTGACGAGTCGCTCTCTAAACTTCAAGTTGCACCGATGCGACGTTGAAAAAAATCACGCGTCTGCCGGCGGTTCTAACTCTGTGCAACTGAAATACGTTCTCTTTCGCCTTGCGCGACGCCATTACTGTGTGTATAAACCGACGGACAAAATGGCGAAATtgccttaaaaaaaatttattctgGCAACTCATCTTCTTGGCTCGTGTGCAAATTATCGAAATGTTCTGCTAGGCGAAGATTTTGGCGGTTGGGCCGAAGAGCTTTGCGCCGCCTCGAAGGTGTTTTTTGCGGGGCGGCGAAACACAAGTGCGCCCTTTCTTCTGTTTTCATGAGAACGGCGGGGCCCCAAATGAATGAAGTGGGTTTTACGGCGTCGCCATGTTTTAACCACACACGTACCACGGGAGCGGGCCACAGGCTAGCGTTGGGTGCTAATGTgcttgcttttatttatttatttatttttctcccctgcgtgttttgttatttttctttatccaGGTTAATCTCGTGTGATGCCGATACGCCGAGTACCAGCGACTCCGACCCCGGAGAAGGCCCCCTCCGCTGCAGCAGAGAAAGGTAAGGCTCGTGGGGGTCGTCCATCACCTGAACGCGGGACTCATTGCGCGGGGGTCTGGAGATGCAGTTTCATCTCGATTATATTGGAACCATATTCTACAATATTTCTTCTGCATACATGCAGACTTAACTCAGaatatatgcatattttttatattataacatGTCTGAGTTAGAAAAAAGTTAACAATACTGCgtgaaacccttttttttttttcaagaagcaAAAAGGCTGTTGGCCCAATGTTTTGGCTGCATAATATCCAGACTGTCTTTGAACGTCCCCTTTAGTCTTAAGTCCAGGCCTAAACTCCAGCAGATGTTGCCAATCAGCAATCACGTGGTCAAATAGATCACCACAGCATGTGGAAATACTGATGCAGGAGGAGTTAAACAGTCCCGCACAACCAGAGCATTGACCTCAACCCATAAGttgttcattttttatttttaaaaggacgAAATACAGCAAACTGCACAATAAATGGCCGGAGACTTTTGTTGCGTGTCGTAGATCCGGTCTAAACTCTCCATCAGCGTCCTGACCCAACATGGGTCGCTAACGTTTATTTCTGCTAACattccacatttatttaaaagcagtaataataaaaaaatgctctTTTTATAATTTGCCGTGACTTTATTGCCGAAgtagaacaaacaaaaaggagaaCTATGAAAGACGATGCTTCCGGAGTCGAGTGCTCGGTCGTCTGCTGCATAAAACGCATTAATTTACATCTCGGCACCGTTCCACATCTTCCCCCTCCTCATGCCGATGGTTTCCTCCGACACAGAGCCAGAGGAGGCGTCCTCAGAGGAGTCGCCCGCCGCCGAGGAGGAGCCGGCCGCACCCTCAGCGGTGCCGGCCGGCGGCGAGGACGGCGACGCCGCCTCCGAGACGGAGCCCACGGAGAACGGGGAGAAGGCCGAGGACCCCGCGGAGGAGAAAGTAGAAGAAGGGACGGGAAATAAAGAGTGAGTTTCACCAGAGCGCTAGTGTGCAACTCTGCACGCTGCGATGTTTCACTTTGTTAGCACTTTTATCTGTTTATATTCTCCTTGCCTCTGCTGGGTGACGGCAGGCGGCTCCCCTCGCGGTCGCAGTGCTGCATTTCCCGCTTGGAAACTCGCCCGTTCGGCCTCTGGCGCTGCTGCTCGCAAGCGTTCTCGAGAAACCGCTCCCATAAAATACTTTACGTGCGTCGCCTCGTTGagcgcaacacacacaaagctacTCGCGTCAGAATCATGGATGAAATGCACTCTGACTTTACCTCAAATAGTTTCATTAACTTAGACACCCAAAgcacataacaaaaaaaaacatgcaactcAATTGTGTACCAACAACTTGCTTCAAGGAAAACATTGTCGTGCTACGTTTACCTGACAGAGAAATGCTACGTGTTACGATTCAGATGTGACGGACAAAATATAACTTATTAAATCAAATATGATgcattattattcattaaacTACCATGTTAGAAATGAAATTAATTGAAATAAAGCTCATCGTGCCTCTTTCACTCTTCACTTGACGTAAACATTTAAATTGAACTATTAATAGTTTTTAAAGTTTGGAGTCTGTCTACCACTGCCGAACATTTCCGGTTGGAgcaaggaagagaaggaaagcTCGATGTAGATTTTGTATCTTGCTCTGAAAGTTCAAAGTCAGGGTCTCATTATCTTCACACATGCACAACGATACTTAAACTTCTCAAGAAATTACTCTTAATTTCGCTGCAGTTGGGGAAGTATTAATGACGACGAAGCGACTATTGACTTTTCCGCACTAGCGCAGCGAACCAGGACGGGTCAAATGACGTGGTGATCGTTCAGAGAGATGTTCTCAAACTTCATTTTGTCTTCCCCGTCGGTGACAAAGGGACAAATGCAAGGACTGCGCGTCTGGCCAGTGCGCAACGCACTGCTATGTTCTCCTACCAAGGTGAGGATGTGCTAGAGATAAGGGTGGTAGAAATCACAGTGAAATATCGCTCCCGAAGGCCCGAACCTCCTCGCTGAACTTCTGTTGTCTCGCTCCTTCCTCTCTGGCTGCAGGATGAAGGACGGCTACAAGTACGTGAAAGCCAAATCCAAGAAGGTGAAGCGGGCGATTCCCGCGTGGGCGAGCGTCGCCGCCGGCAAAAAGCTCCCCGTCGCCAACTTTGCGGGCACTCAGCACAAAGTGGATAACATTCTCATCGAAGCTATTGCGGTGTGTAGGAACCCGGTGGACGCATCAACGGGGGGAGACTCCTGTTTTGATGttttaaccttttttctttctccctcctcttgATTTATTGTCCTCCTTTTCTTCGCAGTCTTCTAATGACAAGTCTGGAGTTTCATTCCAGTCCTtcatgaaatatattctgaagaAATACCCCGAGATGGAGCTCGGCAAGAAGAAGTTTCTCCTCAAGAAGGCGATGAAGAAACATTTGGAGAAGGGAACCATCAAACAGGTGAATGTCGAATTTCATCCGTCTCTCGTATAAAAGAAGTAGACGAAGGCATCGTGTAAAATCTGGAAGGAACTTTAATGAGAAGACGTGTAATGCTACcgctttatttttaaaacatttgggTGTTGTTTCTGGAGAGTGAACTTCCCAGAATCCAAAAAATACAGTATTTTTGAAATCCCTCTTGGAAGTAGTAACCTTTTTTGGTGAAAGCTACCGAGTGATTTACGGATGCTCATTGAAAGTGTGTAAGAACACGACTCACTCTTGTTCTGTTTGTCGCAGCTGAAGGGCAAAGGCCTTTCAGGAAGCTTCGCCATCGGGAAGCAGTCCGTCTCTAAGGTGCGTAGCAGCGGCGGGCCGACGTGATGTACGATACTTGTGTGTCGGGGACGATGCGCGTTTCCAAAATGCATCGTCTCTAGATCGGTGTCCAGCTCGCTCTGTAGGACTGAGGAGCTCCTTAAGTAGTAAATCGTAGCAACAGCTCATAGATTGTTGGGtggtatgatgacatcatctgtaTCAGTCAGTTTCTGGTCGTTTCTCAATAAATCACCAGttggttttttaaattaatttgtcgCAAGAGTCTTAGATGGACGTATAGCTTATTCTAAAGTTTGAGCACATCTCGTGTACACACCTTGatgtcatgtttatactgaTGGCTTTAATTACACTCTGTTTGCGTCGTCCCACAATTTTATTTACTATATATGATGAAATCAGAGTGCACGAAGCGGTTGCAGAATGTAAACGATAGTTATTTTGCCAACGGGAACATAAATTTGAAACTAAGTGAGTAACAGAATGAATCCAGTGGGTTAATCATTCAAATCGTCCTTCTTGACTGGCTTGAGAGaaaaaattacacatttttGTCATGCCATCTTGTTTCACCCCGTTAATAATGTAATGCCAGCCGGCTCTCGTTTAAGTTATCTGCCTTCTTGTTCCTGAAGTTGAGTCGGCGGGTTCAGCCTGTGGTGTGTTTGGTCGTCATTACAGAAAGCAGCGGTGAAGGCTGAGGCTCTGGGAGACGCTCTTCCCCTCATCATCACTCGGCTCTGTGAGCCCAAAGAGGCCTCTTACTACCTGATCAGGAAATACCTGGAGCAGCACTTCCCCGGCTTGAACATCCAAAACAGGTACAGATCATGTTCTTCCAGTTACATGTTGTTTTATAACTGCAGACGAGCGGCTAACGATCTATTCTGAAGCCAAACGAGTCTTTAAAGTTACAAAAGTTTCCCGTTTTAAATCTGTCCGGCCGTCGGTAAACCCACTTTATTTAAATGCCGATGTTAAATGGAGTAGATGCAAGAAAGTTGGATTTGGGAGGCTGTGaaatattcatttttaattatagaCGGGGAGATGCATCAACTCATTGCTcacaagaaatacatttttctcgcacaaaaaaaaaattcggtAACTTGGAGATGTGTGCGTTTGCTGAGATTAATGAATATATTACTGGTTGGCTGCTCCGCCCTCAGGCCAGAGCTCCTGAAGTCCGCCCTGGTGAAGGCGGTCGAGAAAGGACACCTGGAGCAGATCACTGGGAAAGGAGCCAACGGCACCTTCCAGGTAAAGCTCTGCGTGACGACCGGTACCGGTCCGTGTCGTCCCACCGCGGCGACAGACTGACTGAAGCGCTTCTGACCCGATACCCTGTTCATGTCGCAGCTGAAGCGCACCGGTAACCACGTCCTGCTGAAGGGCAGCAACTTGGAGGACGCCATCACGACCGCCATCACCGCCATGAACGAACCGAAAACCTGCAGCACAACCATTCTGCGCCGATACCTGGTGGACACCAACAAGGACAGGAAGGAGTACCAACTAAGTAagactcctcctctttcttacAAGTCTTGGCTGGACCGCTGCTCACttaaaacatttcttttatAGTAAATCAAATGCTAGATGGCTTAATGAGAAAAGTAACTCTCAGCGGAAGCCAACCAAAGGGCTCAGCCACCTGCGAGGAGGTCGTCTCCTAAAAAGTGCTGATTCTGTGTGAGAAATTGCTGATTCAGCTGAAAACTGGACATTTTTGATTAATCGTGAGCCTCGCATACGATCCTGTCGGGTTTTGGTTCGTGCACATCCTGACGAACCTTTTTGGCAACTTCCTCAGCTACTTCCTCAGCTACTTCCTTTAGTGATTGACTTGCAAGCCTATGGGTCAGTTGTTTGCTCTTTAAAGAAAACGTCCGTAGCGGTGCTCTTAAAGCCCCCGAAACGAAGGTTTTCGATCTTGACTCCGTCTCGATAATTCTGCAACAAAGTTTAGAAAAGTTGACGATTCTACGTCTGGATGTTTTTGACTTTTCCTCAACATAAAAGCTATTTGTTTTATTGCGTCAACATGCGGGCACGTTGCTCACAGCTGCTTTCCCCTGCAGAGAAGGAAGTAAACTTCTACACCCGCGTTCTCCAGCACGATGTCGCTTTCAGGGCTTGTTTTGTAAAGTGTATTATTTCCCTTTTCCAACATCAAAACCGCAACGCGCCGCTCGGAGAGCTTTTGGTGACCCGGTTTTAAAAGGAGGACTCTTTTCTGCAGTGGCCAGCCTGAGGAGGACCCTGATGAAGTGTAAAGTACTCGGCTGGATGGAGCAGATCAGCGGCCACGGCTTCACCGGGACCTACCAGCTCTCGTTCCCCTTCTACCCGAGGTACGGCAACTGCATTCTAACACTTTGTCACATGGTTAACGGTTATTTATTTAGTCGGCACATTAAGCTTTCCATGCaacgtgttttttgtttttaagctaCGCTGATAAGTTGGACGATTTCGAGAAAATATtagtaaatagaaaaaaattctAATTTTCACATGATTTCACTCTGCAGCCCGACCATCCTGTACCCAGAAAAGTTCAACGACCTTACAAAGATAACCCCGCCGTCCAGGCAGAGGCGGAAGGCTGACTCTtctgacgaggaggaggaggaggaggcggaagaagagaaggaggacgaagacgacgacgaagaggaggaggaagaagctcCCCCTCGGAGGTTAGtagaaaaataaatctgtacTTGTTCttcttaaaacacatttccttaTCATTCATAATGACATTCATGAAAAGATAAATGTCTGCTCACTGACTAATACATttatgttgtaaaaaaaaaaaaagtttaagttccattaaacaaaacatttgcacaaacGTGACATTTTTGACACGGCTGTAAATGTCTTTATGGCTGAGGCTATGAACCATTATCAGAAGAAGCTGGATACTTCAATATCAGACCATTATATTCTCTGTTCAGACTTACAGATAATAAAACTGTCCTTGTCGGAGTGGAGGAGTTTTATTCTCCAGCTATTTTTGACCCATCAAAGATCCAACTGGGATCACCGGGATCCCCGTGCTGAGCAGctggacacgtgtgtgtgtgtgtgtgttttggagtcGGCGTTGCTCTCTTCGTTATTTCGTTTTCCAGT
Proteins encoded:
- the hp1bp3 gene encoding heterochromatin protein 1-binding protein 3 — translated: MPIRRVPATPTPEKAPSAAAEKEPEEASSEESPAAEEEPAAPSAVPAGGEDGDAASETEPTENGEKAEDPAEEKVEEGTGNKEDKCKDCASGQCATHCYVLLPRMKDGYKYVKAKSKKVKRAIPAWASVAAGKKLPVANFAGTQHKVDNILIEAIASSNDKSGVSFQSFMKYILKKYPEMELGKKKFLLKKAMKKHLEKGTIKQLKGKGLSGSFAIGKQSVSKKAAVKAEALGDALPLIITRLCEPKEASYYLIRKYLEQHFPGLNIQNRPELLKSALVKAVEKGHLEQITGKGANGTFQLKRTGNHVLLKGSNLEDAITTAITAMNEPKTCSTTILRRYLVDTNKDRKEYQLMASLRRTLMKCKVLGWMEQISGHGFTGTYQLSFPFYPSPTILYPEKFNDLTKITPPSRQRRKADSSDEEEEEEAEEEKEDEDDDEEEEEEAPPRRRSQKRPPPKVRRPPPAKKSRSSSQSKAKGRGRSLAKKSPAKKAASPAKKAASPAKKAASPAKKAASPAKRGGRKSSTSKKESPPPPKATPVKRGAPAKKPKTPAVKKLAKRGAKRPVYRDSSPEEAEEEVEEEEEEEEEVVVPKETTRSGSKRSKPEDSPAKEPVAKRAAATRGGSKSPAAEVKSPKKPVVKKGAAAKSAKKTTRRSKRGKY